The following proteins are co-located in the Microcystis wesenbergii NRERC-220 genome:
- a CDS encoding DUF3084 domain-containing protein: MTSAYILVLAIVVLGGLIAAVGDRIGSRIGKKRMRLFNLRPKQTATLMTIVTGILIAGSTLIVLFASSKSLRQGVFELDRLLNERRAAIKDLESQVRKTTEQKNQVEKALKTAKSEQIAVQKRLEVLNKNYQASRQRLRLVSGQLEKFRKEVANLNNERVILTNQKAQLISQRDQLSQQKSILSSQINQLQTTVQVRDKELANQQKLLTARQARLQQLETQQKTLQLEIDRRDQRIGELDRSIVDKNLALEQREGKLKDLETQMAFLKREVEVLEQYYQTYQELREKQIAIFRGQVLSFGAFRIVDPQAIVTVIDKLLREANINAIRATQPNQPNFDQRLVKITKAQVEQLSQQLQDGKEYVVRILSAGNYVLGETEIRVFADVVPNQRVFEEKQVIAAVSIDPENMTEEDLQKRLDLLLASAQFRARSAGVLGSIQVEDGLLTTVVNFIGQVKKSGNSIETLEAIAASKTNTAGPLTLRLVAVKDGKIVFSTSS; this comes from the coding sequence ATGACTAGCGCTTATATTTTGGTTTTGGCCATCGTGGTTTTAGGTGGTCTGATAGCGGCGGTTGGCGATCGCATAGGGAGCCGTATCGGTAAGAAAAGGATGCGTTTATTTAATCTGCGTCCGAAACAAACCGCAACTTTAATGACGATTGTAACGGGAATTTTGATCGCCGGCTCCACTTTAATTGTCTTGTTTGCTTCTAGTAAATCCCTGCGTCAAGGGGTTTTTGAACTGGATCGTCTTTTAAATGAACGTCGTGCCGCTATTAAGGATTTGGAAAGTCAGGTAAGAAAAACCACCGAACAAAAAAATCAGGTGGAAAAGGCTTTAAAAACGGCTAAAAGTGAACAGATAGCCGTGCAGAAACGTCTAGAGGTTCTTAACAAAAATTATCAAGCTTCTCGTCAACGTTTGCGATTAGTTTCGGGACAGTTGGAAAAGTTTCGGAAGGAAGTGGCTAATTTAAACAATGAACGAGTTATTTTAACTAATCAAAAGGCACAGTTAATCAGTCAACGAGATCAATTGTCCCAACAAAAATCAATTCTTTCTAGTCAGATCAATCAACTACAAACCACCGTTCAAGTTAGAGATAAAGAGTTGGCTAATCAACAAAAGTTATTAACGGCCAGACAAGCGCGACTTCAACAGTTGGAAACCCAGCAAAAAACCCTACAGCTAGAAATTGATCGCCGGGATCAACGCATTGGAGAACTCGATCGCTCGATCGTCGATAAAAATTTAGCTTTGGAACAGCGCGAGGGAAAATTAAAAGATTTAGAAACCCAAATGGCTTTTCTTAAGCGGGAAGTGGAAGTTTTAGAACAATACTATCAAACCTATCAAGAATTGCGGGAAAAACAAATCGCTATTTTCCGGGGACAGGTGTTATCTTTTGGTGCTTTTCGTATTGTTGATCCCCAAGCTATTGTCACCGTTATCGATAAATTATTGCGAGAAGCGAATATAAATGCTATCCGCGCCACCCAACCGAATCAGCCTAATTTTGACCAACGTTTAGTTAAGATCACAAAAGCACAGGTAGAACAGTTAAGTCAACAATTACAGGACGGTAAAGAATATGTGGTGAGAATCCTTTCAGCAGGTAATTATGTCTTAGGAGAAACCGAGATTCGTGTCTTTGCTGATGTGGTTCCCAATCAAAGAGTTTTTGAGGAGAAACAGGTAATCGCTGCCGTTTCCATCGATCCCGAAAATATGACAGAAGAAGACCTACAAAAGCGCTTAGATTTACTCTTAGCTTCGGCTCAATTTCGCGCCAGAAGTGCGGGAGTTTTAGGGTCAATTCAGGTGGAAGATGGGTTATTAACTACGGTAGTTAACTTTATTGGTCAAGTCAAAAAGTCGGGTAATTCTATCGAGACACTTGAGGCAATTGCTGCTAGTAAAACTAATACTGCCGGCCCCTTAACTTTGCGTTTAGTGGCGGTAAAAGATGGTAAAATTGTTTTTAGTACGTCCTCTTAA
- a CDS encoding Uma2 family endonuclease: MLTQSPPEILSLEEYRNLETSAETKHEYHDGEIIEMTGGSINHNSILINLIVLLKLALRGTNYRLQSSDLRLWIPQYNRGLYPDLMIIAGEPLFSDNRNDEILNPCLIIEVLSPSTSGYDRGDKFRYYRSIPQLNQYLLVSQGEILIESYSKTSENNWLLQEYTPARGIISLDSLGISLNIADIYEGIDFNLNS, encoded by the coding sequence ATGTTGACTCAATCTCCTCCCGAAATTCTCAGCTTAGAAGAATATCGCAACCTAGAAACTAGCGCGGAAACTAAACACGAATATCACGACGGGGAAATTATCGAGATGACAGGGGGAAGCATCAATCATAATAGTATTCTCATTAATCTTATTGTCCTGCTAAAATTAGCTTTAAGAGGAACTAATTATCGTCTTCAATCTAGCGATCTACGTCTATGGATACCCCAATATAATCGCGGTTTATACCCAGATTTAATGATCATTGCCGGGGAACCATTATTCAGTGATAATCGCAATGATGAAATTTTAAATCCCTGCCTAATTATCGAAGTTTTATCTCCTTCCACCTCTGGTTATGATCGGGGTGATAAATTTCGTTATTATCGTTCTATACCCCAATTAAACCAATATCTTCTCGTCAGTCAAGGGGAGATACTAATAGAATCCTATAGCAAAACATCAGAGAATAATTGGTTACTGCAAGAATACACCCCAGCCAGGGGAATTATATCCCTAGATTCTTTAGGAATTAGCTTAAATATTGCCGATATTTACGAAGGAATTGATTTTAATCTCAACTCCTAA
- a CDS encoding ATP-binding protein codes for MISEIYKKVSLLVLYQGVFDNAIGQAFITLLATDNVADFLKAYGQWFQALASKNISWNDFLVEQILLDDNPFSQQVQKKSVWKLPESLINGVKQDLSILQSLYNSSIYSLSSSTIFEQIKFLIFPAWEVDNKLESFLHSSSDWTELVEDLADYYRECGTGIFARYQALRWQEGRLQGITHPDPVQIQDIVGYEMAKKTLIKNTEFLLAGYPALNVLLYGSRGSGKSSLVKGLLPKYHSQGLRLIEVAKSQLKDLPLIIEILRDLPQKFIIFVDDLSFEEDDEAFKALKVILEGSLTARPKNVVVYATSNRRHLVREFFADRPQPKDGDEVHNWDTVQEKLSFSDRFGLTLTFEPANQEKYLEIVRHLASLAKLKISLEDLEFRAKQWATQHNGRSGRTARQFIDFLQGELGLNR; via the coding sequence ATGATCTCTGAAATTTACAAAAAAGTCAGCTTGTTGGTTTTGTATCAAGGGGTTTTTGATAATGCTATTGGCCAGGCATTTATTACCCTATTAGCTACGGATAATGTTGCCGATTTTCTCAAAGCTTATGGTCAATGGTTTCAAGCTTTAGCATCTAAAAATATCAGTTGGAATGATTTTCTAGTCGAACAAATTCTCTTAGATGATAATCCCTTTAGTCAACAGGTACAGAAAAAAAGTGTTTGGAAGTTACCCGAATCTTTAATTAATGGCGTTAAACAGGATTTATCTATCCTCCAATCTCTTTATAACTCTAGCATTTATAGCTTAAGCAGTTCGACAATTTTTGAACAAATTAAATTTCTAATTTTCCCTGCTTGGGAAGTGGACAATAAATTAGAAAGTTTCCTGCATTCCAGTTCAGATTGGACGGAATTAGTCGAAGATTTAGCAGATTATTATCGCGAATGTGGTACAGGAATTTTTGCCCGTTATCAAGCTTTAAGGTGGCAAGAAGGCAGATTACAAGGAATTACTCATCCCGATCCCGTGCAGATTCAAGACATAGTCGGTTATGAAATGGCTAAGAAAACCTTGATTAAAAACACTGAGTTTTTATTGGCAGGTTATCCTGCTTTAAATGTCTTACTCTATGGCAGCCGTGGTTCGGGAAAATCCTCTCTAGTCAAGGGATTGCTGCCAAAATACCATAGTCAAGGATTGCGCTTAATTGAAGTGGCAAAATCGCAATTAAAAGACCTACCATTAATTATTGAAATCTTGCGAGATTTGCCTCAAAAATTTATTATCTTTGTCGATGATTTATCCTTTGAAGAAGACGATGAAGCTTTTAAAGCTTTAAAGGTTATTTTAGAGGGCAGTCTCACCGCTAGACCGAAAAATGTCGTAGTTTATGCCACTTCTAATCGCCGACATTTAGTCAGAGAATTTTTTGCGGATCGACCACAACCAAAAGATGGGGATGAAGTGCATAATTGGGACACAGTACAAGAAAAATTATCCTTTAGCGATCGCTTTGGTTTAACCCTCACTTTTGAACCAGCTAATCAAGAAAAATATTTGGAAATAGTGCGTCATTTAGCCAGTTTAGCTAAATTAAAAATTAGCTTAGAAGACTTAGAATTTCGTGCCAAACAATGGGCAACCCAACATAATGGGCGCTCGGGAAGAACTGCTAGACAATTTATTGATTTTCTGCAAGGAGAATTAGGATTAAATAGGTAG
- a CDS encoding serine/threonine protein kinase, with protein MTFTSNSLLAERYQLQQRLGNTAIGRQTWLATDVLSQESVIIKLLAFSPQMEWEELKLFEREAAVLASLHHPRIPRYRDYFSLDKNQGDGIPWFVLVQDYIPGESLSDRLERGQRFTPTVIRTIAQELLEILIYLHELSPPVLHRDIKPSNLIINSENNVYLVDFGAVQSRGAATGVTFTVVGTSGYAPLEQFWGRAVPSSDLYALGMTLIHLLTGIVPIELPHRDSKIQFRQLVTIDDDLIDWLETMTDMAVEKRFKSAREALKFLQHPYYRQASSLIDPKKLPKPPHSSIRIAKHRDNLEINLPPKIKLPSDAATLWSLAIALTVSIFISPILTFIIALIGFICLREMQLILTTQEVLIKYKVLNFIYQKFAFRTQDLWGIFLHSNGTEGNYQIRLRTAKNYYLIGQNLREDECLWLGQEIQDWLNFIKYSVSPQDEV; from the coding sequence ATGACCTTTACTTCTAATTCTCTTTTAGCTGAACGTTACCAACTGCAACAACGCCTAGGAAATACCGCTATCGGTCGTCAAACTTGGTTAGCTACCGATGTATTATCCCAAGAATCGGTAATTATTAAACTCCTCGCTTTTAGTCCCCAGATGGAGTGGGAAGAATTAAAATTATTTGAACGGGAGGCAGCCGTCTTAGCTTCTCTCCATCATCCCCGTATTCCCCGCTATCGCGATTATTTTTCCCTCGATAAAAATCAAGGTGACGGGATTCCTTGGTTTGTGCTTGTACAAGATTATATACCGGGAGAATCCTTAAGCGATCGCTTAGAAAGGGGGCAACGTTTCACCCCTACGGTAATTCGGACTATTGCCCAAGAACTTCTCGAAATTCTCATCTATTTGCACGAATTATCGCCCCCAGTATTACATCGAGATATTAAACCTAGTAATTTAATTATTAACTCGGAAAATAACGTTTATTTAGTAGATTTTGGGGCAGTCCAGTCCCGGGGTGCAGCAACAGGAGTTACTTTTACCGTGGTGGGAACGAGTGGTTATGCACCCCTAGAACAATTTTGGGGCCGGGCGGTTCCCAGTTCTGATTTATATGCCTTGGGCATGACTTTAATTCATTTATTGACGGGAATTGTGCCGATAGAATTGCCCCACCGCGACTCTAAAATTCAATTTCGCCAACTGGTGACAATTGATGATGATTTAATCGATTGGTTAGAAACTATGACCGATATGGCGGTAGAAAAGCGGTTTAAAAGTGCCAGAGAAGCCCTGAAATTTCTCCAACATCCCTACTATCGCCAAGCCTCAAGTTTAATCGATCCTAAGAAATTACCAAAACCTCCCCACAGTTCCATCCGTATCGCTAAACACCGGGATAATTTAGAGATTAATTTACCCCCAAAAATTAAGCTACCTTCCGATGCAGCTACTCTCTGGTCTTTGGCGATTGCCCTTACTGTCAGTATCTTTATCTCCCCGATTCTTACCTTTATTATAGCTCTAATTGGTTTTATTTGTTTGCGTGAGATGCAATTAATTCTTACCACTCAAGAAGTTTTAATTAAATATAAAGTTTTAAATTTTATCTACCAAAAATTTGCCTTCAGAACTCAAGATTTATGGGGTATTTTTCTCCATAGCAATGGCACAGAAGGTAACTATCAGATTCGTCTGCGGACGGCTAAAAATTATTATCTTATCGGTCAGAATCTCCGCGAGGATGAATGTCTCTGGTTAGGACAGGAAATCCAAGATTGGTTAAATTTCATCAAATATAGCGTTTCTCCTCAAGATGAAGTGTAA
- a CDS encoding aspartoacylase, with product MIEQKTTIKNLALIAGVHGNELTPAYLVKYLQNSPNLLARNSFQSHTLIANPLALKQRVRYIDTDLNRCFNQKDLVNPDCQQYEQKRAKKIVKEIREKSIDLLIDIHSTTSNMMLAIIYSNPHPWLLKLFTYLTKINPDVRLIYHPVSEEENHFLKGICPLAFTLEIGPINHGVICPYLFRQTETLIYQILDYIEQENYLAARLDTFGESLTVYQRLGSIDYPRDEQGEIKAMLHPQILQRDYQAIQPNQPIFLGFDGQEIIYRGESELYPIFVGESSYKEKGIALCWTAKKQIDIN from the coding sequence ATGATCGAGCAGAAAACTACTATTAAAAATCTGGCTTTAATTGCCGGTGTGCATGGCAATGAACTAACTCCCGCTTATTTGGTTAAATACCTGCAAAACTCACCTAATCTCCTGGCCCGCAACAGTTTTCAATCCCACACTCTCATCGCTAATCCCTTAGCCCTAAAGCAACGGGTTAGATATATCGATACGGATTTAAATCGTTGTTTTAACCAAAAAGATTTAGTTAATCCCGATTGTCAGCAATACGAACAAAAACGAGCAAAAAAAATAGTCAAAGAAATCCGAGAAAAATCCATCGATTTATTAATAGATATTCACAGCACCACATCTAACATGATGCTGGCGATTATTTATTCTAACCCCCATCCTTGGCTATTAAAACTATTTACCTATCTGACTAAAATTAATCCTGATGTGCGCTTAATTTATCATCCCGTCAGCGAGGAAGAAAATCATTTTCTAAAAGGAATTTGTCCCCTAGCTTTTACCCTAGAAATCGGTCCAATTAACCATGGTGTTATCTGTCCCTATCTTTTTCGTCAAACCGAAACACTCATCTATCAAATCCTAGACTATATCGAACAGGAAAATTATCTGGCTGCCCGTCTCGATACTTTCGGCGAATCCCTAACAGTTTACCAACGTTTAGGCTCGATCGATTATCCTAGGGATGAACAGGGTGAAATTAAAGCCATGTTACATCCTCAGATTCTCCAACGAGATTATCAGGCAATTCAACCCAATCAACCGATTTTTCTAGGATTTGATGGTCAGGAAATTATCTATCGTGGTGAATCTGAATTATATCCTATCTTTGTCGGAGAATCTTCCTATAAAGAAAAAGGAATCGCCCTTTGTTGGACAGCAAAAAAACAAATCGATATTAATTAG
- the ccsB gene encoding c-type cytochrome biogenesis protein CcsB — translation MNLVSLENFLDNTSFLVLFLTMLVYWAGAAFPSIPLLPGLGSTGVAIANLCIAALLGARWLEAGYFPISNLYESLFFLAWGVTAVHLIAEYTSRSRLVGVVTTPVAMGITAFATLSLPGEMQTSAPLVPALKSNWLMMHVSVMMLSYAALMVGSLMAIAFLIVTRGQNIELKGSSVGTGAYRLQNKLSTTLSAPIFLETANGGTTALLTPTLTAMATLSPQRLSLAETLDNISYRVIGLGFPLLTIGIIAGAVWANEAWGSYWSWDPKETWALITWLVFAAYLHARITRGWQGRKPAILAASGFVVVWVCYLGVNLLGKGLHSYGWFF, via the coding sequence ATGAATTTAGTTAGCTTAGAGAACTTTCTCGATAACACTTCTTTTTTAGTCCTGTTTTTAACCATGCTGGTTTATTGGGCCGGGGCAGCCTTTCCTAGCATACCTTTGTTGCCCGGCCTGGGCAGCACGGGAGTGGCCATCGCTAACCTCTGTATCGCCGCTTTATTGGGGGCGCGCTGGTTAGAAGCGGGTTATTTCCCCATCAGCAATCTTTACGAATCTTTATTCTTTCTCGCTTGGGGTGTAACTGCCGTTCATTTAATTGCTGAGTACACTAGCCGCAGTCGCCTGGTGGGGGTGGTGACGACTCCTGTAGCCATGGGGATTACTGCTTTTGCCACTTTGTCCTTACCCGGAGAAATGCAAACTTCGGCGCCCTTGGTTCCAGCTTTAAAATCGAATTGGTTGATGATGCACGTTAGCGTCATGATGTTAAGTTATGCTGCTTTGATGGTGGGTTCCCTGATGGCGATCGCTTTTCTGATCGTCACTAGAGGTCAAAATATCGAGTTAAAAGGCAGTTCCGTGGGTACGGGAGCCTATCGTCTGCAAAATAAGTTATCTACCACTCTTTCCGCCCCAATTTTCCTGGAAACGGCTAACGGTGGCACAACCGCCCTTTTAACTCCCACCTTAACAGCGATGGCGACTCTTTCACCCCAACGTCTCAGCTTGGCAGAAACCCTCGATAATATCAGTTATCGCGTCATTGGTCTCGGTTTTCCCCTTCTCACTATCGGCATCATCGCCGGGGCGGTTTGGGCGAATGAAGCTTGGGGTTCCTATTGGAGTTGGGATCCGAAAGAAACTTGGGCGCTAATCACTTGGTTAGTGTTTGCCGCTTATCTCCATGCCCGCATTACCCGGGGATGGCAGGGAAGAAAACCAGCTATTCTAGCAGCGAGTGGTTTTGTTGTGGTTTGGGTATGTTATTTAGGGGTGAATCTTTTAGGTAAAGGTCTTCATTCCTACGGCTGGTTTTTCTAA
- the ftsH gene encoding ATP-dependent zinc metalloprotease FtsH — protein sequence MTNQEDNKFSWSRLPRLGKILIICSGVAALGYFLIPRPSELSNIPLEPYSEFISRVERGDISRVRIGNQVIFYQLKNPLESLPIPGNPPLNPPESSNPFHGDSSSLVGKPSSNLVSERVLATIPVYNPQLPQLLQQKGVIFEAIPVAENSWITTLLAWVVPPLILVAAMQFLFYRNDDTRKSLLFNKNLAKVYGDGEKYPITFSDVAGAEEAKTELKEIVEFLKDAERFNKIGARIPKGVLLVGPPGTGKTLLAKAVAGEAGVTFFSISASEFVELFVGTGAARVRDLFAQAKKNAPSIIFIDELDAIGKSRSSGSGTSGSNDEREQTLNQLLTEMDGFSPKEAVVIVLAATNRPETLDAALLRPGRFDRQVLVDRPDLAGRLAILQIYAQRVQMGEDVNLKAIATQTPGFAGADLANLVNEAALLAARNNREKVSQIDFKEAIERVIAGLEKKSRVLSEKEKKIVAYHEVGHALVGAVMPGGGRVEKISIVPRGLSALGYTLKIPTEDRFLMTETEFKEQITMLLGGRAAEELIFGSVTNGASDDLQRATDIAERMVTIYGMSKSLGPLAYDKTGQANFLGNNQGSPRRSIGENTAKAIDEEVKQIIDASYQKALAILSHNRNLLESITANLLTTEVIEGEELQEFLNQAQMV from the coding sequence ATGACTAATCAAGAAGATAATAAATTTTCCTGGTCGCGGTTGCCGCGGTTAGGCAAAATCCTGATCATTTGTTCTGGTGTTGCCGCTTTAGGCTATTTTCTTATCCCTCGTCCCTCAGAATTATCCAATATTCCCCTCGAACCCTACAGCGAATTTATCAGTAGAGTGGAACGGGGCGACATCAGTAGGGTCAGAATTGGCAATCAAGTCATCTTTTATCAATTAAAAAATCCTTTAGAATCCCTGCCTATTCCGGGTAATCCCCCCCTTAATCCCCCAGAATCAAGTAATCCCTTTCACGGTGATTCTAGTTCTCTGGTGGGCAAACCGAGCAGTAATCTAGTCTCCGAACGAGTCTTGGCCACGATTCCAGTTTATAACCCCCAATTACCCCAACTATTACAGCAAAAAGGCGTAATCTTCGAGGCGATTCCCGTGGCCGAAAACAGTTGGATCACCACTCTCCTCGCTTGGGTGGTTCCTCCCTTAATTTTAGTCGCCGCCATGCAGTTTCTGTTCTATCGCAACGATGACACGCGTAAATCGCTGCTTTTTAACAAAAATCTCGCTAAAGTTTATGGAGACGGCGAAAAATATCCGATTACCTTCAGTGATGTGGCCGGGGCCGAGGAAGCAAAAACCGAGTTAAAGGAAATCGTCGAATTTCTCAAGGATGCCGAGCGCTTTAATAAAATTGGGGCGCGTATTCCTAAAGGTGTTCTCTTAGTCGGACCGCCGGGGACAGGAAAAACCCTCTTAGCAAAAGCGGTCGCGGGAGAAGCGGGAGTGACTTTTTTTAGCATTTCGGCCTCGGAATTCGTGGAATTATTTGTCGGGACCGGGGCAGCCCGGGTGCGGGATCTATTTGCCCAAGCGAAGAAAAATGCCCCTAGCATCATTTTTATTGATGAATTGGACGCGATCGGTAAATCGAGAAGTTCGGGATCGGGAACTAGCGGCAGTAATGATGAGCGCGAGCAGACTTTGAACCAACTTTTGACAGAAATGGACGGTTTTAGCCCCAAAGAAGCCGTCGTCATCGTTTTAGCCGCCACCAATCGCCCAGAGACTCTTGATGCCGCTTTATTGCGTCCGGGACGCTTTGATCGTCAAGTTTTGGTGGATCGTCCCGATTTAGCGGGAAGATTGGCAATTTTGCAAATATACGCCCAACGAGTCCAGATGGGTGAAGATGTTAACCTCAAAGCGATCGCCACCCAAACCCCCGGTTTTGCCGGTGCCGATTTAGCCAATCTCGTCAATGAGGCGGCTCTCTTGGCTGCCCGTAATAATCGGGAAAAAGTCAGTCAAATTGATTTTAAAGAGGCGATAGAAAGAGTTATCGCTGGTTTAGAAAAGAAAAGTCGGGTTTTATCCGAAAAAGAAAAGAAAATCGTCGCTTATCACGAGGTCGGCCATGCTTTAGTCGGCGCTGTCATGCCGGGAGGTGGTCGGGTGGAGAAAATTTCCATCGTTCCCCGGGGTTTATCCGCTTTGGGTTATACCCTGAAAATTCCCACGGAAGACCGTTTTTTGATGACAGAAACCGAATTTAAAGAACAAATTACTATGTTATTGGGCGGTCGGGCAGCCGAAGAATTAATCTTTGGCAGTGTCACTAATGGCGCTTCCGATGATTTACAAAGGGCGACGGATATTGCGGAAAGAATGGTGACAATTTATGGTATGAGTAAATCCCTGGGACCCCTAGCCTACGATAAAACAGGACAGGCTAATTTTTTAGGTAATAATCAGGGTAGTCCCCGCCGTTCGATCGGGGAAAATACGGCCAAAGCGATCGATGAAGAAGTTAAACAAATTATCGACGCTAGTTACCAAAAAGCTCTAGCAATTCTCAGTCACAACCGCAATTTATTAGAGTCG